A genomic region of Armatimonadota bacterium contains the following coding sequences:
- a CDS encoding KH domain-containing protein: MKELIEMIVRALVDEPDRVVVTQVEGERSVIFEVRVADDDMGRVIGKGGRIANSLRAVVKAAGARQNKNIWVDINKHAED; the protein is encoded by the coding sequence GTGAAAGAGCTGATCGAGATGATCGTCAGGGCGCTGGTGGATGAGCCCGACCGCGTGGTGGTGACGCAGGTGGAAGGGGAGCGCAGCGTCATCTTCGAGGTGCGCGTCGCGGACGATGACATGGGCCGCGTCATCGGCAAGGGCGGTCGCATAGCCAATTCGCTGCGCGCCGTGGTCAAGGCCGCGGGCGCGCGGCAGAACAAGAACATCTGGGTGGATATCAATAAGCACGCGGAGGACTGA